One genomic segment of Ricinus communis isolate WT05 ecotype wild-type chromosome 3, ASM1957865v1, whole genome shotgun sequence includes these proteins:
- the LOC8278027 gene encoding uncharacterized protein LOC8278027: MGTKLDYAINLLAPSPNSTSFSVHCVDDLEDYLQTKGLSNNFQSTGRVNEHHSSMNDRMPEKNNTDFIRKTMQIHEDIFKHQVRELHRLYSVQKMLMEELKKEIKQKKRYWSPMTGSDIVSSDQLIINQQHNSTAQQTSHEYDFKIQSLRDDPSPRERSSSSCSGETMRIMARGFDLERPAEEDMSLSTAVSAIHQDLARARTSSSYIPFTGNRVSNHVCSDEESEVELTLSIGGSSKSKKATDHHQELLDSPAPSFKSERGEECSRSAPTTPMSSYSATFDQERKHPHWLFQSLSINRST, from the exons ATGGGAACCAAACTTGATTATGCAATCAATCTTCTAGCACCTTCACCGAATAGCACTAGCTTTAGTGTTCATTGTGTGGATGACCTGGAGGACTACTTGCAAACTAAGGGGCTGAGCAATAATTTCCAAAGTACTGGACGGGTGAACGAGCATCACAGCTCTATGAACGACAGAATGCCCGAAAAGAACAACACAGATTTCATCAGAAAGACAATGCAGATCCATGAAGATATCTTCAAACACCAG GTAAGGGAACTCCATCGTCTGTACAGTGTTCAAAAGATGTTGATGGAAGAGCTGAAGAAGGAAATTAAGCAGAAGAAAAGGTACTGGAGTCCCATGACTGGTTCGGATATTGTCAGTTCCGATCAGCTGATCATTAACCAGCAGCATAATTCCACAGCACAACAAACCAGCCATGAGTACGACTTCAAAATTCAAAGTCTGAGAGATGATCCAAGTCCAAGAGAAAGAAGCAGCAGTAGCTGCTCTGGTGAGACCATGAGAATAATGGCAAGAGGGTTTGATCTTGAAAGGCCTGCAGAGGAAGACATGTCATTATCAACTGCTGTTAGTGCCATTCATCAGGATCTTGCTCGAGCAAGGACTAGCTCTTCATACATACCTTTTACAGGAAATAGAGTGAGCAACCATGTCTGCTCCGACGAAGAGAGTGAAGTAGAACTTACACTAAGCATAGGAGGCAGCAGCAAGAGCAAGAAAGCGACAGACCATCATCAGGAGCTACTCGACTCTCCTGCTCCATCGTTTAAATCTGAACGGGGAGAGGAGTGCAGCCGCAGTGCCCCTACAACGCCCATGAGCAGCTATAGTGCCACATttgatcaagaaagaaaacacCCACATTGGCTTTTCCAAAGTTTAAGCATAAACAGGAGTACTTGA